In Helianthus annuus cultivar XRQ/B chromosome 8, HanXRQr2.0-SUNRISE, whole genome shotgun sequence, a single genomic region encodes these proteins:
- the LOC110870556 gene encoding uncharacterized protein LOC110870556, which produces MDPSWGASQFPFSGFQQTPNAFSQMSQLQQVQQYQALQQIMQRNTFEQLQSQSQPPVQPEDDDEEVVPESPPQELTRKKKKGKGKMVEPETAQKPRAKGRQWTKVEEEALAMAYAKASTCPIVGNNQSGSSFWKKTTDRFNAIMEHGEARDVESVSGKWRKMIKVVNAFNQIYNQIYLSPPSGSNE; this is translated from the exons ATGGATCCTTCGTGGGGGGCTTCGCAATTTCcgttttcgggtttccaacaaaCACCCAACGCCTTCTCACAAATGTCTCAACTACAACAAGTTCAACAATATCAAGCGCTCCAACAAATCATGCAACGCAACACGTTTGAACAACTCCAATCGCAATCGCAACCCCCGGTTCAAcctgaagatgatgatgaagaagtcgtCCCCGAATCACCACCGCAAGAGCTCACGCGCAAAAAAAAGAAGGGGAAGGGAAAGATGGTTGAACCCGAAACCGCGCAAAAACCGAGAGCAAAGGGGAGGCAATGGACGAAAGTAGAAGAGGAGGCGCTAGCTATGGCGTATGCTAAGGCCTCTACTTGCCCGATAGtcg gaaacaaccaatcgGGTAGTAGTTTTTGGAAGAAGACAACGGATAGGTTTAACGCGATTATGGAGCATGGGGAGGCTCGTGATGTCGAATCCGTCTCGGGCAAGTGGCGAAAAATGATCAAGGTCGTCAACGCCTTTAATCAAATTTATAACCAAATTTACCTTTCGCCTCCAAGCGGGAGTAACGAgtag